Proteins found in one Papio anubis isolate 15944 chromosome 13, Panubis1.0, whole genome shotgun sequence genomic segment:
- the CACFD1 gene encoding calcium channel flower homolog isoform X5 yields MSGSGGAPAASASSAPPAQEEGMTWWYRWLCRLSGVLGAVSCAISGLFNCITIHPLNIAAGVWMIMNAFILLLCEAPFCCQFIEFANTVAEKVDQLRSWQKAVFYCGMAVIPIVISLTLTTLLGNAIAFATGVLYGLSALGKKGDAISYARIQQQRQQADEEKLAETLEG; encoded by the exons ATGAGCGGCTCGGGTGGGGCGCCCGCGGCGTCCGCCAGCTCTGCGCCGCCCGCGCAGGAAGAGGGCATGACGTGGTGGTACCGCTGGCTGTGTCGCCTGTCGGGGGTGCTGGGGGCAGTCT CTTGTGCGATCTCTGGCCTCTTCAACTGCATCACCATCCACCCTCTGAACATTGCGGCCGGCGTGTGGATGAT CATGAATGCCTTCATCTTATTGCTGTGCGAGGCGCCCTTCTGCTGCCAGTTCATCGAGTTTGCCAACACGGTGGCGGAGAAGGTGGACCAGCTGCGCTCCTGGCAGAAGGCTGTCTTCTACTGCGG GATGGCGGTCATTCCCATCGTCATCAGCCTGACCCTGACCACGCTGCTGGGCAACGCCATCGCCTTTGCCACGGGGGTGCTGTACGGACTCTCTGCTCTGGGCAAAAA ggGCGATGCGATCTCCTACGCTAGGATCcagcagcagaggcagcaggCAGATGAGGAGAAGCTCGCGGAGACCCTGGAGGGGTAG
- the CACFD1 gene encoding calcium channel flower homolog isoform X3, translating into MSKAVLRRSATLESLVLEGDPGGPRSSPTAVRLTLSGFLACCLHKVTWENGKRQSSRPRWRGQVQRSCCKFNELVANCCLQGPRSAMAWARSLPSSQLPGPSLKAPGVPGEAGLQAVGRGGSWGQETLLVRCSREAGSQSCTSGHQRSHALGWRKTPPPLPGLMAFQRCVAGLWDLLMCKRRNGPRQMKIACQRHRAACAISGLFNCITIHPLNIAAGVWMIMNAFILLLCEAPFCCQFIEFANTVAEKVDQLRSWQKAVFYCGNVRSAG; encoded by the exons ATGTCTAAGGCTGTGCTGAGGAGGAGTGCAACGCTTGAGTCCTTGGTTTTAGAAGGAGACCCTGGGGGCCCACGAAGCAGTCCCACTGCAGTTCGGCTCACTTTATCTGGCTTCCTTGCCTGCTGTCTGCATAAGGTTACCTGGGAAAATGGAAAACGGCAGAGTTCCAGACCCAGGTGGAGGGGTCAGGTGCAGAGGAGCTGCTGCAAGTTTAATGAGCTGGTTGCTAATTGCTGCCTCCAAGGCCCCCGCTCAGCGATGGCCTGGGCTCGCTCCCTGCCCAGCAGCCAGCTCCCTGGACCCTCCTTGAAGGCTCCTGGAGTTCCTGGTGAAGCCGGGCTGCAGGCTGTGGGTAGAGGAGGGAGTTGGGGGCAAGAGACCCTGCTGGTGAGGTGCAGCAGGGAGGCGGGGAGTCAAAGCTGCACATCTGGGCATCAGAGAAGCCACGCTCTGGGCTGGAGGAAGACGCCCCCTCCCCTTCCTGGCCTCATGGCATTTCAGCGGTGTGTGGCTGGGCTGTGGGACTTGCTCATGTGCAAGAGGAGAAACGGGCCTCGGCAGATGAAGATAGCATGCCAGCGGCACAGGGCTG CTTGTGCGATCTCTGGCCTCTTCAACTGCATCACCATCCACCCTCTGAACATTGCGGCCGGCGTGTGGATGAT CATGAATGCCTTCATCTTATTGCTGTGCGAGGCGCCCTTCTGCTGCCAGTTCATCGAGTTTGCCAACACGGTGGCGGAGAAGGTGGACCAGCTGCGCTCCTGGCAGAAGGCTGTCTTCTACTGCGG GAATGTTCGTTCAGCTGgatga
- the CACFD1 gene encoding calcium channel flower homolog isoform X4: protein MSGSGGAPAASASSAPPAQEEGMTWWYRWLCRLSGVLGAVSCAISGLFNCITIHPLNIAAGVWMIMNAFILLLCEAPFCCQFIEFANTVAEKVDQLRSWQKAVFYCGFSLERSLDASLLSLQRGLVVLMVRAQATCLLVEPSPAVSKSRRTQDHKALIYMQCHVARGLKNCILKMLAIIEIH, encoded by the exons ATGAGCGGCTCGGGTGGGGCGCCCGCGGCGTCCGCCAGCTCTGCGCCGCCCGCGCAGGAAGAGGGCATGACGTGGTGGTACCGCTGGCTGTGTCGCCTGTCGGGGGTGCTGGGGGCAGTCT CTTGTGCGATCTCTGGCCTCTTCAACTGCATCACCATCCACCCTCTGAACATTGCGGCCGGCGTGTGGATGAT CATGAATGCCTTCATCTTATTGCTGTGCGAGGCGCCCTTCTGCTGCCAGTTCATCGAGTTTGCCAACACGGTGGCGGAGAAGGTGGACCAGCTGCGCTCCTGGCAGAAGGCTGTCTTCTACTGCGG GTTCTCTTTAGAAAGAAGTCTAGATGCAAGCTTGCTTTCCCTTCAGAGAGGCCTGGTAGTTTTGATGGTAAGAGCGCAAGCCACATGCTTACTTGTGGAGCCATCTCCTGCCGTATCGAAGTCACGAAGGACACAGGATCACAAAGCTCTTATCTACATGCAGTGTCATGTCGCTAGGGgtttaaaaaactgtattttaaaaatgctagcCATAATAGAAATTCATTAA
- the CACFD1 gene encoding calcium channel flower homolog isoform X6: protein MSGSGGAPAASASSAPPAQEEGMTWWYRWLCRLSGVLGAVSCAISGLFNCITIHPLNIAAGVWMIMNAFILLLCEAPFCCQFIEFANTVAEKVDQLRSWQKAVFYCGMAVIPIVISLTLTTLLGNAIAFATGVLYGLSALGKKAQTEAGSFSAQHPKQPGPLSEGTRQAFATPAVVSGEIRMPAGAMRSPTLGSSSRGSRQMRRSSRRPWRGSCEGLGTPPSLPPPLALCESK, encoded by the exons ATGAGCGGCTCGGGTGGGGCGCCCGCGGCGTCCGCCAGCTCTGCGCCGCCCGCGCAGGAAGAGGGCATGACGTGGTGGTACCGCTGGCTGTGTCGCCTGTCGGGGGTGCTGGGGGCAGTCT CTTGTGCGATCTCTGGCCTCTTCAACTGCATCACCATCCACCCTCTGAACATTGCGGCCGGCGTGTGGATGAT CATGAATGCCTTCATCTTATTGCTGTGCGAGGCGCCCTTCTGCTGCCAGTTCATCGAGTTTGCCAACACGGTGGCGGAGAAGGTGGACCAGCTGCGCTCCTGGCAGAAGGCTGTCTTCTACTGCGG GATGGCGGTCATTCCCATCGTCATCAGCCTGACCCTGACCACGCTGCTGGGCAACGCCATCGCCTTTGCCACGGGGGTGCTGTACGGACTCTCTGCTCTGGGCAAAAA GGCCCAGACTGAGGCTGGTTCCTTCTCAGCCCAGCATCCCAAGCAGCCTGGGCCACTCTCAGAGGGGACAAGACAGGCCTTTGCCACCCCAGCAGTTGTCTCTGGGGAAATCAGAATGCCTGCAG ggGCGATGCGATCTCCTACGCTAGGATCcagcagcagaggcagcaggCAGATGAGGAGAAGCTCGCGGAGACCCTGGAGGGGTAGCTGTGAAGGGCTGGgcacccctccctccctgccccctcctctgGCTCTGTGTGAGTCCAAGTGA
- the CACFD1 gene encoding calcium channel flower homolog isoform X2: MSKAVLRRSATLESLVLEGDPGGPRSSPTAVRLTLSGFLACCLHKVTWENGKRQSSRPRWRGQVQRSCCKFNELVANCCLQGPRSAMAWARSLPSSQLPGPSLKAPGVPGEAGLQAVGRGGSWGQETLLVRCSREAGSQSCTSGHQRSHALGWRKTPPPLPGLMAFQRCVAGLWDLLMCKRRNGPRQMKIACQRHRAACAISGLFNCITIHPLNIAAGVWMIMNAFILLLCEAPFCCQFIEFANTVAEKVDQLRSWQKAVFYCGMAVIPIVISLTLTTLLGNAIAFATGVLYGLSALGKKGDAISYARIQQQRQQADEEKLAETLEG; the protein is encoded by the exons ATGTCTAAGGCTGTGCTGAGGAGGAGTGCAACGCTTGAGTCCTTGGTTTTAGAAGGAGACCCTGGGGGCCCACGAAGCAGTCCCACTGCAGTTCGGCTCACTTTATCTGGCTTCCTTGCCTGCTGTCTGCATAAGGTTACCTGGGAAAATGGAAAACGGCAGAGTTCCAGACCCAGGTGGAGGGGTCAGGTGCAGAGGAGCTGCTGCAAGTTTAATGAGCTGGTTGCTAATTGCTGCCTCCAAGGCCCCCGCTCAGCGATGGCCTGGGCTCGCTCCCTGCCCAGCAGCCAGCTCCCTGGACCCTCCTTGAAGGCTCCTGGAGTTCCTGGTGAAGCCGGGCTGCAGGCTGTGGGTAGAGGAGGGAGTTGGGGGCAAGAGACCCTGCTGGTGAGGTGCAGCAGGGAGGCGGGGAGTCAAAGCTGCACATCTGGGCATCAGAGAAGCCACGCTCTGGGCTGGAGGAAGACGCCCCCTCCCCTTCCTGGCCTCATGGCATTTCAGCGGTGTGTGGCTGGGCTGTGGGACTTGCTCATGTGCAAGAGGAGAAACGGGCCTCGGCAGATGAAGATAGCATGCCAGCGGCACAGGGCTG CTTGTGCGATCTCTGGCCTCTTCAACTGCATCACCATCCACCCTCTGAACATTGCGGCCGGCGTGTGGATGAT CATGAATGCCTTCATCTTATTGCTGTGCGAGGCGCCCTTCTGCTGCCAGTTCATCGAGTTTGCCAACACGGTGGCGGAGAAGGTGGACCAGCTGCGCTCCTGGCAGAAGGCTGTCTTCTACTGCGG GATGGCGGTCATTCCCATCGTCATCAGCCTGACCCTGACCACGCTGCTGGGCAACGCCATCGCCTTTGCCACGGGGGTGCTGTACGGACTCTCTGCTCTGGGCAAAAA ggGCGATGCGATCTCCTACGCTAGGATCcagcagcagaggcagcaggCAGATGAGGAGAAGCTCGCGGAGACCCTGGAGGGGTAG
- the CACFD1 gene encoding calcium channel flower homolog isoform X1: MSKAVLRRSATLESLVLEGDPGGPRSSPTAVRLTLSGFLACCLHKVTWENGKRQSSRPRWRGQVQRSCCKFNELVANCCLQGPRSAMAWARSLPSSQLPGPSLKAPGVPGEAGLQAVGRGGSWGQETLLVRCSREAGSQSCTSGHQRSHALGWRKTPPPLPGLMAFQRCVAGLWDLLMCKRRNGPRQMKIACQRHRAACAISGLFNCITIHPLNIAAGVWMIMNAFILLLCEAPFCCQFIEFANTVAEKVDQLRSWQKAVFYCGFSLERSLDASLLSLQRGLVVLMVRAQATCLLVEPSPAVSKSRRTQDHKALIYMQCHVARGLKNCILKMLAIIEIH; encoded by the exons ATGTCTAAGGCTGTGCTGAGGAGGAGTGCAACGCTTGAGTCCTTGGTTTTAGAAGGAGACCCTGGGGGCCCACGAAGCAGTCCCACTGCAGTTCGGCTCACTTTATCTGGCTTCCTTGCCTGCTGTCTGCATAAGGTTACCTGGGAAAATGGAAAACGGCAGAGTTCCAGACCCAGGTGGAGGGGTCAGGTGCAGAGGAGCTGCTGCAAGTTTAATGAGCTGGTTGCTAATTGCTGCCTCCAAGGCCCCCGCTCAGCGATGGCCTGGGCTCGCTCCCTGCCCAGCAGCCAGCTCCCTGGACCCTCCTTGAAGGCTCCTGGAGTTCCTGGTGAAGCCGGGCTGCAGGCTGTGGGTAGAGGAGGGAGTTGGGGGCAAGAGACCCTGCTGGTGAGGTGCAGCAGGGAGGCGGGGAGTCAAAGCTGCACATCTGGGCATCAGAGAAGCCACGCTCTGGGCTGGAGGAAGACGCCCCCTCCCCTTCCTGGCCTCATGGCATTTCAGCGGTGTGTGGCTGGGCTGTGGGACTTGCTCATGTGCAAGAGGAGAAACGGGCCTCGGCAGATGAAGATAGCATGCCAGCGGCACAGGGCTG CTTGTGCGATCTCTGGCCTCTTCAACTGCATCACCATCCACCCTCTGAACATTGCGGCCGGCGTGTGGATGAT CATGAATGCCTTCATCTTATTGCTGTGCGAGGCGCCCTTCTGCTGCCAGTTCATCGAGTTTGCCAACACGGTGGCGGAGAAGGTGGACCAGCTGCGCTCCTGGCAGAAGGCTGTCTTCTACTGCGG GTTCTCTTTAGAAAGAAGTCTAGATGCAAGCTTGCTTTCCCTTCAGAGAGGCCTGGTAGTTTTGATGGTAAGAGCGCAAGCCACATGCTTACTTGTGGAGCCATCTCCTGCCGTATCGAAGTCACGAAGGACACAGGATCACAAAGCTCTTATCTACATGCAGTGTCATGTCGCTAGGGgtttaaaaaactgtattttaaaaatgctagcCATAATAGAAATTCATTAA